One window from the genome of Kryptolebias marmoratus isolate JLee-2015 linkage group LG1, ASM164957v2, whole genome shotgun sequence encodes:
- the LOC108244786 gene encoding LOW QUALITY PROTEIN: macrophage-expressed gene 1 protein-like (The sequence of the model RefSeq protein was modified relative to this genomic sequence to represent the inferred CDS: inserted 2 bases in 1 codon) gives MRTELNLLVVLGFFQTCSSVPLRRLTNWLRQCRASTNLSITALEVLPGGGWDNLRNVDVGRVMNLSYFQCQTTEDGLYFIPDEVFVIPQKETGVETNSEIIDSWLEQKSTTSNSINADISFLPKLNGKFSDENKRMKTHQVKXTSKTARVHVRNFLYTVKAYPDFTLDSRFAQQAKDIADAIENNQTRNAEYLSEKMVLDYGTHVITSVDAGASLVQEDYLCSSYVSDSESDSSNIKLQAKLNFFDKLKFDISSQITQQSSSLRTYQSNIQYSLIQSHGGIPFYPGITLQKWQESTTNNLVAIDRSGFPLHYFINKNTFPDLPEPTVGKVSLSVNQAINRYYKINTRPGCVDVSSKNFNFQANVDDKSCEGPATNLSFGGVYQTCSKLTPDADPLCEALAQKNIDTGDFSCRAPYFPTLLRSEVRQQNYSKRECYTESYGCGPFGFFTCHREICQNVYPVRSARINTYWCSVNGKAPDNSGYLFGGIYSPSLLNPITKAKSCPSDFIPVKFLSDGQMICVSKDYEIGARFSVPFGGLFSCESGNPLAKNQHRCPPKFSQHLATVSDGCEILYCVQSGLFTGGELLPIRLPPFTNSPLISMQATNTVMVLTEGGKSWVRVGQTKVWKVAKPEEIKEVLKKIHPELNQMSSGEKAGVAFGVMGLTLLVVIVVLFLVKRRRISRFRASGYEEIDEETEREIEQNDA, from the exons ATGAGGACCGAACTGAACCTCCTGGTTGTTCTTGGTTTCTTTCAAACCTGCTCTTCAGTTCCTCTGAGGCGACTGACCAACTGGCTCAGACAATGCAGAGCATCCACCAACCTCTCCATCACGGCACTGGAAGTGCTGCCAGGTGGAGGCTGGGACAATCTCCGGAACGTGGACGTGGGTCGAGTCATGAACCTCAGCTACTTCCAGTGTCAAACCACCGAGGACGGGCTTTACTTCATTCCAGATGAGGTGTTTGTCATCCCTCAGAAGGAGACGGGAGTGGAGACCAACTCAGAAATAATTGACTCCTGGCTGGAGCAGAAAAGCACCACATCTAACTCCATAAATGCGGACATATCCTTCCTGCCAAAGCTGAATGGCAAATTTTCTGATGAGAACAAAAGAATGAAAACCCATCAGGTCAA GACTTCAAAAACAGCCAGAGTACAT GTCCGTAACTTCCTCTACACAGTTAAAGCCTACCCAGACTTCACACTGGATTCACGCTTCGCTCAGCAAGCCAAAGATATAGCTGATGCCATTGAAAACAACCAGACGAGGAACGCAGAGTATCTCTCAGAGAAGATGGTCCTGGATTATGGAACTCATGTTATCACTAGTGTTGATGCTGGGGCTTCCTTGGTGCAGGAAGACTACCTCTGTTCTTCATATGTGTCAGACAGTGAGTCAGACAGTTCAAACATCAAATTACAggctaaattaaacttttttgacAAACTCAAATTTGACATAAGCAGTCAAATTACCCAGCAGAGCTCTTCACTTAGAACATATCAGTCCAACATTCAGTACTCCCTCATTCAAAGTCATGGCGGCATACCTTTTTATCCTGGCATCACTTTACAGAAGTGGCAGGAAAGTACCACAAATAACCTAGTTGCTATTGATCGTTCAGGATTTCCCCTCCACTacttcataaacaaaaacaccttcCCTGATTTGCCAGAACCTACAGTTGGCAAAGTGTCTCTAAGTGTGAATCAGGCTATAAATAGGTACTACAAAATCAACACCCGTCCTGGGTGTGTTGATGTCAGTTCAAAGAACTTCAACTTTCAGGCCAATGTTGATGATAAGTCCTGTGAGGGTCCCGCCACAAACCTTAGTTTTGGAGGTGTTTACCAAACTTGTTCCAAACTTACCCCAGATGCAGATCCTCTTTGTGAAGCACTGGCCCAGAAAAACATAGACACCGGTGACTTCTCCTGTCGTGCACCTTACTTTCCAACTTTACTGAGGTCAGAAGTGAGACAGCAGAATTACTCTAAACGAGAGTGTTACACAGAAAGTTATGGATGTGGACCCTTTGGGTTCTTCACATGCCACAGAGAAATATGCCAGAATGTGTACCCTGTTCGCTCTGCTCGTATCAACACCTACTGGTGCTCTGTGAATGGAAAAGCTCCTGATAACTCAGGGTACCTGTTTGGAGGCATTTACAGCCCTTCTCTCCTGAACCCCATCACCAAAGCCAAAAGCTGCCCATCAGACTTCATTCCAGTAAAGTTTCTATCAGATGGCCAAATGATCTGTGTGAGTAAGGACTACGAGATCGGCGCCAGATTCTCCGTACCATTCGGAGGCCTCTTCAGCTGTGAATCTGGCAACCCACTGGCTAAGAACCAGCACAGGTGTCCTCCAAAGTTCAGTCAGCACCTCGCCACGGTCAGTGATGGCTGTGAAATCCTTTACTGTGTCCAGTCTGGATTGTTCACAGGGGGTGAGCTGCTACCAATCCGCCTCCCTCCGTTCACTAATTCTCCTCTTATCAGCATGCAAGCCACCAACACAGTGATGGTGCtgactgagggaggaaaaagcTGGGTCAGAGTTGGGCAGACAAAAGTATGGAAAGTTGCCAAACCAGAAGAAATCaaggaagttttaaaaaaaattcacccAGAGCTGAATCAGATGTCGAGTGGGGAAAAGGCAGGAGTAGCATTTGGAGTGATGGGTTTAACACTGCTGGTGGTCATTGTGGTACTGTTCTTGGTTAAGAGGAGGAGGATCTCCAGATTTAGGGCAAGTGGCTATGAGGAAATAGATGAAGAAACTGAGAGAGAGATAGAGCAAAatgatgcataa
- the LOC108244798 gene encoding histone H1 translates to MSSAIALPPACPVKSPKKRARSQKGTVSALILRAVSGSAQRGGVSLAAMKKVLKAGGYDVVKNKARIIVAIRRLVNKKSLVRTKGSGASGSFKLNKKAPKSRKRRVVRKKKPKKAKKAKMTKKAAGGAKKSPKRKRKAKSPKKAKKPAAKKSKKPKRPRKTKARSTRTKAAAKK, encoded by the coding sequence ATGTCTTCTGCCATCGCTCTGCCTCCGGCATGTCCGGTCAAATCTCCCAAAAAGAGGGCCAGGTCCCAGAAGGGGACAGTGTCGGCCCTGATCCTGAGGGCTGTGTCCGGCTCCGCACAGCGCGGCGGAGTGTCGCTGGCTGCCATGAAGAAGGTGCTGAAAGCCGGAGGATATGATGTGGTGAAGAACAAAGCCAGGATCATCGTGGCCATCAGGCGTTTGGTGAACAAGAAGTCTTTGGTGCGGACTAAAGGCAGCGGGGCGTCCGGCTCCTTCAAGCTGAACAAAAAGGCCCCGAAATCTCGTAAGAGGAGGGTGGTGAGAAAGAAGAAGCCAAAGAAGGCCAAAAAGGCAAAGATGACCAAGAAGGCGGCCGGAGGTGCCAAGAAGTCAcctaagaggaagaggaaggcaAAGAGCCCCAAGAAAGCCAAGAAACCTGCAGCCAAAAAGTCCAAGAAGCCAAAGAGACCCAGGAAGACCAAGGCCAGGTCCACCAGAACCAAGGCTGCTGCCAAGAAGTGA
- the LOC108244785 gene encoding macrophage-expressed gene 1 protein has translation MKAALSLLGVLSFFQICSSDPLSRPTNWLRQCRASTNLSITALEVLPGGGWDNLRNVDVGRVMNLSYFQCQTTEDGLYFIPDEVFVIPQKETGVETNSEIIDSWLEQKSTTSNSINADISFFSVLNGKFSYENMRMKSHQVKDSSKTARVQVRNFLYTVKAYPDFTLDSRFAQQAKDIADAIENNQTRNAEYLSEKMVLDYGTHVITSVDAGASLVQEDYLCSSYVSDSESDSSNIKLQAKLNFFDKLKFDISSQITQQSSSLRTYQSNIQYSLIQSHGGIPFYPGITLQKWQESTTNNLVAIDRSGFPLHYFINKNTFPDLPEPTVGKVSLSVNQAINRYYKINTRPGCVDVSSKNFNFQANVDDKSCEGPATNLSFGGVYQTCSKLTPDADPLCEALAQKNIDTGDFSCRAPYFPTLLRSEVRQQNYSKRECYTESYGCGPFGFFTCHREICQNVYPVRSARINTYWCSVNGKAPDNSGYLFGGIYSPSLLNPITKAKSCPSDFIPVKFLSDGQMICVSKDYEIGARFSVPFGGLFSCESGNPLAKNQHRCPPKFSQHLATVSDGCEILYCVQSGLFTGGELLPIRLPPFTNSPLISMRATNTVMVLTEGENSWVRVGQTKAWKLAKPEEIKELVLKFNPKFKEMSSGEKAGVAFGVMGMMVLVIVVVFLIKKRRRLSSIRSSGYEEIHEAVERETQQDDV, from the exons ATGAAGGCAGCACTGTCACTCCTGGGtgtcctttctttctttcaaatctGTTCTTCAGATCCTCTGAGCCGACCGACCAACTGGCTCAGACAATGCAGAGCATCCACCAACCTCTCCATCACGGCACTGGAAGTGCTGCCAGGTGGAGGCTGGGACAATCTCCGGAACGTGGACGTGGGTCGAGTCATGAACCTCAGCTACTTCCAGTGTCAAACCACCGAGGACGGGCTTTACTTCATTCCAGATGAGGTGTTTGTCATCCCTCAGAAGGAGACGGGAGTGGAGACCAACTCCGAGATAATTGACTCCTGGCTGGAGCAGAAAAGCACCACATCTAACTCCATAAATGCAGACATATCCTTCTTCTCAGTGCTGAATGGCAAATTCTCTTATGAGAATATGAGGATGAAATCCCATCAGGTCAAAGACTCTTCAAAAACAGCGAGAGTCCAG gtCCGTAACTTCCTCTACACAGTTAAAGCCTACCCAGACTTCACACTGGATTCACGCTTCGCTCAGCAAGCCAAAGATATAGCTGATGCCATTGAAAACAACCAGACGAGGAACGCAGAGTATCTCTCAGAGAAGATGGTCCTGGATTATGGAACTCATGTTATCACTAGTGTTGATGCTGGGGCTTCCTTGGTGCAGGAAGACTACCTCTGTTCTTCATATGTGTCAGACAGTGAGTCAGACAGTTCAAACATCAAATTACAggctaaattaaacttttttgacAAACTCAAATTTGACATAAGCAGTCAAATTACCCAGCAGAGCTCTTCACTTAGAACATATCAGTCCAACATTCAGTACTCCCTCATTCAAAGTCATGGCGGCATACCTTTTTATCCTGGCATCACTTTACAGAAGTGGCAGGAAAGTACCACAAATAACCTAGTTGCTATTGATCGTTCAGGATTTCCCCTCCACTacttcataaacaaaaacaccttcCCTGATTTGCCAGAACCTACAGTTGGCAAAGTGTCTCTAAGTGTGAATCAGGCTATAAATAGGTACTACAAAATCAACACCCGTCCTGGGTGTGTTGATGTCAGTTCAAAGAACTTCAACTTTCAGGCCAATGTTGATGATAAGTCCTGTGAGGGTCCCGCCACAAACCTTAGTTTTGGAGGTGTTTACCAAACTTGTTCCAAACTTACCCCAGATGCAGATCCTCTTTGTGAAGCACTGGCCCAGAAAAACATAGACACCGGTGACTTCTCCTGTCGTGCACCTTACTTTCCAACTTTACTGAGGTCAGAAGTGAGACAGCAGAATTACTCTAAACGAGAGTGTTACACAGAAAGTTATGGATGTGGACCCTTTGGGTTCTTCACATGCCACAGAGAAATATGCCAGAATGTGTACCCTGTTCGCTCTGCTCGTATCAACACCTACTGGTGCTCTGTGAATGGAAAAGCTCCTGATAACTCAGGGTACCTGTTTGGAGGCATTTACAGCCCTTCTCTCCTGAACCCCATCACCAAAGCCAAAAGCTGCCCATCAGACTTCATTCCAGTAAAGTTTCTATCAGATGGCCAAATGATCTGTGTGAGTAAGGACTACGAGATCGGCGCCAGATTCTCCGTACCATTCGGAGGCCTCTTCAGCTGTGAATCTGGCAACCCACTGGCTAAGAACCAGCACAGGTGTCCTCCAAAGTTCAGTCAGCACCTCGCCACGGTCAGTGATGGCTGTGAAATCCTTTACTGTGTCCAGTCTGGATTGTTCACAGGGGGTGAGCTGCTACCAATCCGCCTCCCTCCGTTCACTAATTCTCCTCTTATCAGCATGCGAGCCACCAACACAGTGATGGTGCTGACTGAGGGAGAAAACAGCTGGGTCAGAGTTGGTCAGACAAAGGCTTGGAAACTTGCAAAACCAGAAGAAATAAAGGAACTTGTTCTAAAGTTCAACCCAAAATTCAAAGAAATGTCGAGTGGGGAAAAAGCAGGGGTAGCGTTTGGAGTGATGGGCATGATGGTACTGGTCATTGTGGTTGTGTTTCTGAttaagaagaggaggaggctcTCTAGCATTAGGTCAAGCGGCTATGAAGAAATACATGAAGCGGTTGAGAGAGAAACACAGCAAGATGATGTATGA
- the prf1.5 gene encoding perforin 1.5, protein MEAAGYQQRNLVLFIVAFVVTLEGHRALGCRIGTGSECEKAPFVPGHNLAGEGFDVVRLRRTGAYVINVKAHLGDNHTCTLCPNRFQNGQIQRLPAAVLDWRPFSRCSKQLSSALHHSVDSLLRSSNSLVNNNWGLGLSLDNIGQAVLGGSRSDLAKFARSQHSVDKATFAIHEISCTYYSYRLADHPQLSTEFTKHLKRLPQSLNTVQNRALYRRLIDTYGTHYIHQVQLGGKVKRITAFRTCLATLKGFSEFDIKNCLNLELRMALGFLPANASFSNKCNNLLKGNMSMGFYQGFMTHKIEVIGGERYFPDILYQQDPSESYHSWINSLHGNPDVVSYAIFPLHHLVEDTQISANLRSMVTEYIKENQLEEEQLGLKNCSPTSNVDHNCCPLRAGRGTLRLEIHKAAGLRADTFTKTDAYVKIFYSGMYEETETVMDNNDPVWNATYAFGSVELGQELRFEVWDRDVLYNDMAGICVVYPERGTHSLSCQLRKGVLYFTYTITCDAHLTGFRCGRYSPNAE, encoded by the exons ATGGAAGCAGCAGGATACCAGCAGAGAAATCTTGTCCTGTTTATAGTGGCATTTGTAGTTACCCTGGAGGGCCACAGGGCCCTGGGTTGCCGGATTGGCACTGGATCAGAGTGTGAAAAGGCTCCTTTTGTCCCAGGCCACAACCTGGCTGGGGAGGGGTTTGATGTGGTGCGACTGCGTCGTACGGGAGCGTACGTGATCAATGTCAAAGCTCATCTGGGTGACAACCACACCTGCACACTGTGTCCAAACAGATTCCAGAATGGACAG ATTCAGAGGCTCCCAGCTGCAGTGCTCGACTGGCGTCCCTTCAGCCGCTGCAGCAAACAGCTTTCTAGTGCGCTCCACCACTCTGTGGACTCCCTGCTGCGCAGCTCCAACTCGCTGGTCAACAACAACTGGGGTTTGGGTTTGAGCCTGGACAACATCGGCCAGGCTGTGCTGGGAGGAAGTCGCTCAGATTTGGCCAAGTTTGCTCGCTCGCAGCACAGCGTGGACAAAGCCACGTTTGCCATTCATGAAATCAGTTGCACCTACTATAG ctaCAGGCTGGCCGATCATCCCCAGCTGAGTACAGAGTTCACAAAGCATCTGAAGAGACTCCCACAGAGCTTGAACACAGTCCAGAACAGAGCCCTGTATAGACGACTCATAGACACCTACGGAACGCATTATATACACCAG GTCCAGCTTGGAGGTAAAGTAAAGCGAATCACTGCCTTCAGGACCTGCCTGGCCACACTGAAGGGCTTCTCAgagtttgacattaaaaactGTCTAAATCTTGAACTCCGTATGGCTCTAGGCTTTCTCCCCGCTAACGCATCTTTCTCCAACAAGTGCAACAACCTCCTGAAGGGCAATATGAGCATGGGCTTCTACCAGGGCTTCATGACACATAAGATTGAGGTAATTGGAGGAGAGCGGTATTTCCCTGACATCCTTTACCAGCAAGACCCATCAGAATCCTACCACAGTTGGATAAACAGCCTCCATGGCAACCCTGACGTGGTTTCTTATGCCATCTTCCCTCTGCATCATCTGGTGGAGGACACTCAGATCAGTGCTAACCTGAGGAGCATGGTCACAGAGTACATCAAAGAAAACCAGCTGGAAGAAGAGCAGCTCGGTTTGAAGAACTGCTCCCCGACTTCCAACGTTGACCACAACTGCTGTCCTTTAAGGGCCGGCAGAGGAACTCTGAGGTTGGAAATTCACAAAGCCGCAGGACTGAGGGCAGACACCTTCACAAAAACGGATGCATACGTAAAGATCTTCTACAGCGGTATGTATGAGGAGACTGAAACTGTGATGGACAACAACGACCCAGTGTGGAACGCCACATATGCTTTTGGCTCAGTGGAGCTGGGCCAGGAGTTAAGGTTTGAAGTCTGGGATAGGGATGTGCTTTATAATGACATGGCAGGGATATGTGTCGTCTATCCTGAGAGAGGAACTCATTCTTTAAGCTGTCAGCTGCGGAAAGGGGTTCTCTATTTCACCTACACCATTACATGTGACGCTCATTTGACAGGGTTCAGATGTGGACGATACTCTCCAAATGCTGAGTAA